A single bacterium DNA region contains:
- a CDS encoding Trm112 family protein, whose translation MIDEYLLSVLRCPTCGAQKPLTLIENYLVCYECNRAYLIVDGIPHMLKEEAVQLDQLDINKAEKQKEGNV comes from the coding sequence ATGATTGATGAATACTTATTAAGCGTGTTAAGGTGTCCGACTTGTGGGGCTCAAAAACCACTAACTCTAATTGAGAACTATCTTGTATGCTATGAATGCAATCGGGCATATTTAATTGTAGATGGCATTCCGCATATGCTAAAAGAAGAAGCAGTTCAATTAGACCAACTTGATATAAATAAAGCTGAAAAACAAAAAGAGGGCAATGTATGA